From a single Helicovermis profundi genomic region:
- a CDS encoding xanthine dehydrogenase family protein molybdopterin-binding subunit → MGSEWSVGKSKLRKESLEKVTGQIVYGNDELSKRMLHGAIKTSPHAYAKIVSIDTNVAKNMTGVRAILIGDDFDFNFGLYLCDKPPLARDIVRHYGEAVAAVVADTFEHALRAARAISVSYEVMTPILSPLNAVKEDAEIIHKKMNDYSHIDPIHPEPGSNIANRTKIRKGNTKAAFFDSDTQIEAFVEIPLGDHVAIEPRVSIAEIKKNGQVYIDSSTQAPFVVKGLMSTFFNIDPGKITVKTSFVGGGFGGKAGIQLEGLAYLMSRAVNGRRVKLVNSREEDLVTSPGHIGLQAKVKLAVDKNHKFTAMDMDYYFNSGAYADYAVNVSRAAAISCTGPYFVPNIRCDSMCVYTNMPFSTAFRGFGHIEIGYAIERAIDIMAKKLDVDPYELRRLNGVKVGDTTPVQSTLSKSTGNILKCFDEVNEMLGGKIKEIERIDKRTIRVKGISGLWKAPAMPTNTDAGAIITFNSDGSININTGVVEIGQGTKTGLAQIASETLKMPLDKIYIEMSVNTRTAPSDWATAASRGLFMAGNAVYEACLDIIDQLKGVASQVLRVPSSDLIVENERIFINDEPEIGIDVGKIGLGYIYPNGNAIYGQIIGKGKYIARHLTDIDKETGKGHPDLEWTLGAEGVEIELDEITGKYKILKAVCCIDVGRVINPQIATGQIVGGMGMGIGYTTMEGFKFNSRGQVKNDTLRDFKIMRYSDAPKYQVKFLETPQMDGPYGARGLGEQSVIGMPGAISNALSRGIGKELTTLPLTSEVIWKKMMEDKA, encoded by the coding sequence ATGGGAAGCGAGTGGTCTGTTGGCAAATCGAAACTTAGAAAGGAAAGCTTAGAGAAAGTTACGGGACAGATTGTTTATGGCAATGATGAATTATCAAAACGTATGTTACATGGTGCTATTAAAACAAGTCCTCATGCATATGCAAAAATAGTATCTATTGATACAAATGTCGCAAAAAACATGACCGGGGTTAGAGCTATTCTTATAGGTGATGATTTTGATTTTAATTTTGGATTATATTTATGTGATAAACCTCCGCTTGCAAGAGATATAGTTAGACATTACGGTGAAGCAGTTGCCGCTGTTGTTGCGGATACCTTTGAACATGCCTTAAGAGCAGCTAGAGCTATTAGTGTGTCTTATGAAGTAATGACACCTATATTGTCTCCATTAAATGCTGTTAAGGAAGATGCAGAAATAATACATAAAAAAATGAATGACTATAGTCATATTGACCCTATTCATCCTGAACCGGGCTCTAATATAGCTAATCGAACAAAAATTAGAAAAGGAAATACTAAGGCGGCGTTTTTTGACTCTGATACACAAATTGAAGCATTTGTTGAAATTCCACTTGGAGATCATGTGGCTATAGAACCTAGAGTTTCCATAGCTGAAATTAAAAAAAACGGACAAGTATATATTGACTCTTCTACTCAAGCGCCTTTTGTTGTAAAAGGTTTAATGAGTACATTTTTTAATATTGATCCAGGTAAAATAACTGTTAAAACATCGTTTGTAGGTGGCGGATTCGGCGGTAAAGCAGGTATTCAACTTGAGGGACTTGCTTATCTTATGTCGAGGGCTGTTAATGGTAGACGTGTTAAACTAGTTAATTCTAGAGAAGAAGATTTAGTAACTTCTCCAGGACATATTGGTTTACAGGCAAAAGTAAAATTAGCTGTTGATAAAAATCATAAATTTACGGCCATGGATATGGATTATTATTTTAATAGTGGAGCCTATGCAGATTATGCAGTTAATGTTTCAAGAGCGGCTGCCATATCTTGTACAGGACCTTATTTTGTACCTAATATAAGATGTGACTCTATGTGTGTGTATACTAATATGCCTTTTTCAACAGCATTTCGAGGATTTGGTCATATAGAAATTGGGTATGCTATAGAAAGAGCAATTGATATTATGGCTAAGAAATTAGATGTTGATCCATATGAACTTAGGAGACTTAACGGTGTAAAAGTTGGTGATACAACTCCAGTACAAAGCACGCTTAGTAAAAGTACAGGCAATATTTTAAAATGCTTTGATGAAGTGAATGAAATGTTGGGCGGAAAGATTAAAGAGATAGAGCGGATTGATAAAAGAACAATTAGAGTAAAAGGAATTTCGGGTTTATGGAAAGCGCCAGCTATGCCTACAAATACAGATGCTGGAGCTATTATTACCTTTAATTCAGATGGTAGTATTAATATTAATACGGGAGTTGTTGAAATAGGTCAAGGGACTAAAACTGGCCTAGCACAAATTGCATCTGAAACATTAAAAATGCCTTTAGATAAAATTTATATTGAAATGTCAGTTAATACAAGAACAGCTCCGAGTGATTGGGCAACTGCAGCTAGTAGAGGTCTTTTTATGGCAGGAAACGCAGTCTATGAAGCATGTCTTGATATTATAGATCAGCTAAAGGGAGTTGCTTCACAGGTGCTTAGGGTACCATCATCAGATTTGATTGTTGAGAATGAGAGAATTTTTATTAATGATGAACCTGAGATTGGAATCGATGTTGGAAAAATTGGTCTTGGATATATTTATCCTAATGGAAATGCTATATATGGTCAAATTATTGGTAAAGGGAAGTACATTGCAAGGCATTTAACTGATATAGATAAAGAAACGGGAAAAGGTCATCCAGATTTAGAATGGACTCTTGGTGCAGAAGGTGTTGAAATTGAATTAGATGAAATTACTGGAAAATATAAAATTTTAAAAGCAGTTTGTTGTATTGATGTTGGTAGAGTCATTAATCCTCAAATTGCCACTGGTCAAATTGTAGGTGGTATGGGAATGGGAATTGGCTATACAACAATGGAAGGATTTAAGTTTAATAGTAGAGGTCAAGTTAAGAATGATACATTAAGAGATTTTAAAATAATGCGTTACAGCGATGCACCAAAATATCAAGTGAAATTTTTAGAAACTCCTCAAATGGATGGGCCATATGGAGCTAGAGGCTTAGGAGAGCAATCAGTTATTGGTATGCCAGGTGCTATTAGTAATGCACTATCAAGAGGAATAGGTAAAGAACTTACTACTTTGCCACTCACAAGTGAAGTAATTTGGAAAAAAATGATGGAGGATAAAGCATGA
- a CDS encoding FAD binding domain-containing protein codes for MINFDFDYYRPSKIEDAYNLMNKLANDGLKAVYYSGGTELITSFRKGTVKADAVIDIKNIEGMTIINNKSIEVTIGSCASLNKVIETFKDTILSEVLVTIADHTARNAITIGGNILGKLTYKEALLPLLALKASVLVYTKEGIKEITLEQVFDKRIKLDKADILFQIKFNKNNMSTYHTKRYTESTEVDYPILHIVSTKIETGYFIGLSGYSNFPIYQNFELKETIEEDIYNYFEEFAKEDIRSSKDYRRHLLKTVLKDMEMGLEGFND; via the coding sequence ATGATAAATTTTGATTTTGATTATTATAGACCTTCTAAGATTGAAGATGCGTATAATTTGATGAATAAGTTAGCAAATGATGGATTAAAAGCAGTTTATTATTCTGGTGGTACAGAATTAATAACATCATTTCGTAAAGGAACTGTAAAAGCAGATGCTGTTATTGATATAAAAAACATCGAAGGAATGACTATTATAAATAATAAATCAATTGAAGTAACTATAGGATCTTGTGCATCACTTAATAAAGTTATAGAAACGTTTAAGGATACTATTTTATCAGAAGTACTTGTAACTATTGCAGACCATACCGCTAGAAATGCTATAACTATTGGAGGAAATATACTTGGAAAATTAACTTATAAAGAAGCCTTACTGCCATTACTAGCACTAAAAGCATCGGTTCTTGTATACACAAAAGAAGGTATTAAAGAAATAACACTTGAACAGGTTTTTGATAAAAGAATTAAATTAGATAAAGCAGATATTTTATTTCAAATTAAGTTTAATAAGAATAATATGTCAACTTATCATACAAAGCGTTATACAGAATCTACTGAAGTAGATTATCCAATATTACACATCGTTTCTACAAAAATAGAAACTGGTTATTTTATAGGACTCTCAGGTTATAGTAACTTTCCAATCTATCAAAACTTTGAATTAAAGGAAACAATTGAAGAAGACATTTATAATTATTTTGAAGAATTTGCAAAAGAAGATATCAGAAGTTCAAAGGATTACAGACGACATCTCTTAAAAACTGTACTTAAAGATATGGAGATGGGATTGGAGGGATTTAATGATTAA
- a CDS encoding (2Fe-2S)-binding protein: MIKYTGYNEVSLNINGMCHVVLIKPNETLLNVLREKIGYTGAKGGCENGDCGACTILLDKLPMKSCMLLAIECIGKEITTIEGLESTEIQKAFVDFNGFQCGYCTSGFLLNAFAMLDTNPETSDSDMHIWLNSNLCRCTGYEGIEMAVKSAQKKILGKK, translated from the coding sequence ATGATTAAATACACAGGTTATAATGAAGTTTCTCTCAATATTAATGGAATGTGTCATGTGGTACTCATTAAGCCTAATGAAACATTACTAAACGTACTAAGAGAAAAAATTGGGTATACGGGAGCAAAAGGTGGATGTGAAAATGGAGACTGCGGTGCTTGTACAATACTCTTAGATAAATTGCCAATGAAATCTTGCATGTTATTAGCTATTGAATGTATTGGAAAAGAAATTACTACCATTGAAGGCTTAGAAAGCACTGAAATTCAAAAGGCATTTGTTGATTTTAATGGTTTTCAATGTGGATATTGTACTTCAGGATTTTTACTTAATGCCTTTGCTATGCTGGATACAAATCCAGAAACTAGCGACTCTGATATGCATATTTGGCTTAACTCCAATCTTTGTAGATGTACAGGATATGAAGGCATAGAAATGGCTGTGAAGAGTGCGCAAAAGAAAATATTAGGGAAGAAATAA